atttttttcttaccTATTGgtatttgttttgtattttgagaaaatacatatttttttagcGTTGCCTGATATGTTGGCGGTACCacataaatcataattttgtgtaGTGTGATTAAAACTACATGCCAAGTCTTCCAAGCAGTGAGGAAGATCCGAAGGTCATGGTAAAACTGCTCTCCATGAAGGCTTGGTATTGGTGAATGAGTTAAGCAGAAAATTACGAGCCCtttgaacaaataaaaagaaagagagagagagagagagaggtttatttgtttaattggttTGTTTCGCAAGGGAGAACCTTGGGTTCTTAAATTTTCAATGGCAGAGTTAGGTTGGGTATAATGTCACTTCCTCTCCAATATTTATTGCGCAAACTCAGACCAGACATTTTTTACTCCTTtaaacacgagattttttttttactgtttatttttttaataattttttgatgtTCTTTTTCTTATCTGTTATCAACTGAATCTGTCTTCAGTATCTCTGCTAGTGtcactaaaatatttttcctgAGATGGATCTTTCTTTTATGTCCTTTTCTTACTTAAATCcaaatccatttttttattactattatctTAGTtgcaataaaaagaaaagagaacctCACCATAcatggaagaaagaaaaagggtgCTTGGACTTTAGTTGTAATGACTGTAAGGGCAACACTGATTGGGATTCTTTAAAGATTgcagtttttttttgttcaatttaaagAATACCCAATTTGATTTACCTGTTTTTATGTAGCCCCATTTTGTGAAGGAAGGATCTTGGTTTTTGGATCATCAAGTTTTGCAGCCTTTGAAGAATTCATGGTGAGTTTTTTCCTATAACTGTTTGCTCATTGTACATCTTTGTTTTCCCTCCGAGAggattttcttatattttggaTTTATGGAGATCTGATTCACATGTTTATGTTCTTTAATGTCAGAAAACTCTATACTTCCCACAATTGCTTGCTTGAAAGATGATACATTGTTTGTCTTTGTTAGTTGAATGAGCAAATGAAACTAAAATCAGATATGAGCTTCAAAACTAAAGTTTCTTCCTTTTTGTTAGCTTAGCTGTATATTATGTTCATTTATTGCAAATCTTCTGACATTGTTGTGTTAAGGTGTTATAATTCTAGTTTCAGATGGACTTCGTTTGATAAttcaacctttttttcttttgagtaaTGCTGGTTTATAGATGAGATAATGGAGGTCGAAAGGAAACATTCGAAAGGAggattttttcatttgtttgattGGAATGgtaaatctcaaaaaaaattgTTCCCAAACAGTGCTGAAATCTcaggtatatatatatctgttcttcatatgtatgtatatgcatttattatttttgtcttgAATATATTCCTAATTCATGCACAACTTGTTTACATTTTGACTGTAGAAGAATCAAAGAGAGTAAAACCTGTGGAGAATATACTGAAGTCACCGCCTTATATGGTGGgaaatttatattcttttgcTCTACTGTAGTTTGGGTAAAATATTAGTTTCGGACTATATTGTTTACATTTTTATGCTTTACCAGATGGAGGGGGATGAGTACAATGCTGCTTCAAGTTATAGAAGAAGTGCCGATTTTAGTTCCGCTTCCTCGGTGGCTAGTGATGAAGGATATGGATCCAGAGCACCTGGAGTTGTTGCTAGGCTTATGGGGTTGGACTCATTGCCGGCACCAAATGTCTTGGAGCCATCTTCTACCACATATTCAGGGTCTTGTTCTCTTAGAGTATCTCATTATGAAAGAAGTTCTCCTAATTTGTGGAATGAATCTCAACCGATGGACTACACCGACTTCTCTAACAAGCTTGATAGTTTGTCCTCAAATCCGATTGAACCAAGGTTTCATAAGGTGCAAAACCGCCCCATTGAGAGATTTCAGACTGAAATATTGCCTCTGAAATCAGCAAAACCAATTCCAATAACTCAGCATAAGCTTTTGTCTCCTATCAAGAGTCCAGGGTTTATCCCAACCAAGAATGCAGCTTATATAATGGAGGCAGCTTCCAAGATTATTGAGGTTAGTCCTCAGAAAACTTCCAAACATAAAGTGCCATCATTTGGGCTTTCTTCAGTCCCTTTGCAAATCTGGGATTTGAAAGATAGAATTGAAGCTGCACATAAGGTATCTGGGCACCAAAGACCTGACGAGCCTAAGGTATCCGGGCAACAAAGACCTGACGAGCCTATTCGGAGTACAGAAATGTCTTTGAAAGGACAACATAAGAGCAAGAGTCACAACAAATCAGATTATGCTCCAACATTCAGTATATCTAGGGATTCAGAAAAAGGTTCTTCTAACAATTCAAGGAATAAGGGAAAATCAGTCTCACTTGCAGAGCAAGCAAGGGTTAATAATGTTCAGAGGAAAGAAGGGTCATTTTCAAGTGGTAATGGGAGTTCTGCAAATCTGAAGGAAGGGAATGATgctaaaagaaaacaattttgtAGGAGCCAGGCAGATATGCGAAAGAGTATGGAGAACGGAACTTCTGCAAATAGGACTAACAAAGTCCTGAGGCGGAATAATCAGAAGCAGAACTGCATATCTAATAGAGACTATTCGATACCAAAGACTTCAACCCTGGACCAGCAAGGTAGGAAGACTAGGTCTATAAACGGTACAGTTGGGCTAAATAGGACTATAAACAAGGTCATTGTAAACTCTGAATCTCAGTCCAGGAAGACAAGCTCCTCAGCAACTGATCCTTCAAAGGAGGTTTCCATGTCTAGAAGAAAGAATTTGCCTAGAAAGAAACAACCTGTAAATGAGGATGTTCTGTCTGGAGAAACAATTTCTGAGAATACATCAATAAAAAGCACCCAAAGATCCATAAAATGTAATGTTACAACTGAGGAGCACTCAAATCAGAGTGCAGAGAAAATGAAGACAAGCATGGATGTTgtttcatttacatttacatCTCCCATTGCAAGATCCGTGCCTGATGTTCCTTCCACAAGTCAAGTTGTGGAAACAAGCTGCAGCTTTGATAATGATCCTTGTGGCAACAATGATCTGCTGTTTTCAAAAAGCTCCGGATTTTCTTCTCTTGGCCTTAATATAATTGGTGGGGATGATCTTAGTGTTCTTTTGGGAAAAAAGCTTCAAGAATTGGCATATAGAGTTGAGTCATCCAATTGCAATATCATTATGGAGGAGACTTCATCTCGTCCCACATCCAGTTGGCAAAATTCAGTGCTCCCATCGGGTACATTGATCCCAACATCAATGAGACATCACAAAGGACTTCAGTTGGATCTAGATAAAGATATTTCATATAGCACAGCTGACTTCAATTGCTCTTCAATTAACCATTTGGAGCTTGATTGGAGAAGGAAGTGGCAGGTTCGGTTTACTTACTCACTGCAACGATTTACTTATATAATGGCAGGTCTTGTTTATTTCATGGTGTTTATAATCAAGTCCCACACTGTAAAAGGTTTTCCCAAAGTATAGAATCTAGTGCTTGAATTTTAGATGGCATGTTTCCTCGACTGGAAGACATAATAATTTTACTGAATAATCATTGTATATAGGAACTGTCAGTTTTAAGAGTTAAAAGCAGAGCCAACATAGCCATGAGTAGTTATCATGAAGAGAAGTTGGTAACTGGTGGAGAacttttgctttttattttccGTGGTTTCAGTTggcttcttcttttatttgttgaattatgGAAATCTGATCTTGTGTCTAAGTAAGCGCcaatttcaatttaatgcaTTTGTCAATTATTGAATGGCCTAGACCTGCATCCTTTGGTTCTACTCGTAACATTTCATCATAGCATACAAACAAGTTGTTTTAAAGCTAGAGTGATATGGAAGGTTGGTAAGATGtctctaaattgaaatttttccTGTCTCTTACATTTCATATTTCGACATTTGACTTTAAATTTATCGAATGAGTCCAGTTTTCTGAAGAAATTGAGGATCGAAATGCTAGCAAAAGCAGCAGCAAGACCGGCACAGAATTAGATCATCAACAGTCTAGCCCCCTTTCAACTCTTGAACTTGCTGTCACCAGTGAGTGCTTCGCTGATGATAGAGATGGTAAGCTGCACTCTTCtcattcttattttctttcgcATTTCTTCCCCTTGAACCATTTTTCTTatgtgttatatttatttagaaatGATGTGAGGTTCTTAGCTGTGTAATTGCCAATTAAATTTCAGGACAATGTCTGGAGAATAAATACCTTTTGTGTGAGTGGCAAAGAACCAGTTATTTGCGTAAAACTGAGTGATCTTGGAATCATTTGAATTAGTTTAAGAATTGTGAAATGGATATTTGGTAAACTCTGTAACCAAGTTGCTGCATTGACTATATAAGTTTTCCCTGGTTATCAAGATATAagaccttttttatttttatctttccTTTGATCATCGCATGCACTCTACATTTGCAGGCATGAAGCAAGAGTTATTGGATCGCAATCAGGAATTATTAGGTTCGCAGCCTGGAAGTGAGTCTGAGACTGAATTTGATGTGGCGTTATCCGATTTCGCATCTCCTAAAACTGTGGGAGAAATGGATAAAAAGCTTCCAACTAGGACACCAAATTCAAGAGATCTTAAGGAGTCAACCAATTGGGAACTTGATTATGTGAAAATGGTTCTAAAAGATTCTGAGCTAAAGTTAATGGAATATGCATTGGGTCAGACCGAGAATATTCTGACCCTGAATGGTTTTGATCAGCTCGAGCATCGGAACATAACACAGACACAGGGAGAAGAATACAAGAAGCTTGAACAAAAACTTGTAGTAGATTGTGTGAGTGAATACCTGGAGTTTGTTGTTGGAAGCTGCAAAGGGTGGGGGAAATTGATGCAGAACAAAGGGAGGTTGGCAGAAGAGGTATACAAAGAGATAATGAGTTTGAAACAAATGGGGGACATAATGGTGGATGAAGTTGTAGACAAGGATATGAGCAGAAAGCATGGGAGATGGGTTGAGTTTGAGACGGAAGCATTTGAAGAGGGTTTAGAGATTGAGAAAACTATATCAACTTGTTTAGTTGATGaattagtttttgatttattGCTTTAAGGCTCTCTTAAGATATACCCCTAATGGATCTTCTATCACCCTCTTTGTTCAAGAGTATAAAAAGTGATtgagtaaaatatttaattatttttatgaaatattttcatatttccaaaatatttggaaAGTGTTTTTGAATTCTTTCAAGACAccttttgtaaaatatttaattaatattattttttatttttaattctctaaaaattatgttttccttttgttcttaaaaagttaatttttattattaaagttaacttaattcttttttttttcacattattttttgtaattacaaataaattcaataaattttaaataaaatttacttctGAAGCAGTGTATAAATagactaaaaatattttcattttgaaattatgtAGCTACTTCTCTAAGTTCTTTTAAATTAGTCTTatagaatatttaaataaaaaattcaattttgtattattattttctataattcttataaaaatttatttttttactttttttataattggatataagtagattttttttataatggaaTATAAGTAGTGAGATTGTTAGAGATTAACTTAAGGTTTCATTATCACAAAAACAAAGTAATCTTACCACCATGTAAAGTCAAGAGGTTAttggtaaaagtattaaatagttttatataaaaCCATTCTATTGCTCTAAGTTGTTTTGATTATAAGATTGATGTGAATAAGAGGTTTAATGATATTGGTTTTTATGAAAgattttttattggtttagacacattttattatcttctaatatttaaaattttgatttattgatttgtttcttaaaaaattcatttggtgttttttattacatgttatatAAGGATATGTTATATAGTTAACTCTCtatatagtaattttatttGTCTTATTTGTTTCTCaatattttgtttgttataAAGAGGTGACtgttatataattataacaaaatgctgtgatttttttttactttaataatacaaaaataaacaaaaataccaaaatagtatCCCACCcacattatttaccaaaatggtatgTTGTGGGTGGTTGAGGGTGGTGTAGAGGCGGCATTGCTTTATATGAGTAAAAAATATGGCACTGCTTTATATGAGTAAAAAATACGGGATACGGGTATGATATTTTGGGATTTGGTGGTGCCTTCTTGATAGGCGGCACCAGTCTGATTAGACCCATCAACGCTACATTTCAAGGTTTCACTGAAAAATGGGATTTTGTAGTTTATAAATAGTTTTGGGTGTTGAAAAAAATGTGTGCTGattcaaaaaaaagagagagtagaGATTAGATTAGAGAAGAGAGGAAGGAGAtggtttaaagaaaaaaagaagataggAAAAGATAGAAGAGGGCTTAGCTTAGTTGAGAAGTAGAAGAGAAAGACGagggttttaagaaaaaagaaataacaacTTAGTAGTAAAGAAGATACAAGAGGAAGTAGAGggtttgaaaggaaaaaaaaaagacaagtgttttagggtttagtttggGGTTTCTAAATTCATTGCTTTTTAAaggtattatttttaattatttaaattttttagtgtagtgtttattgttattttttaattgtttaatttttttgtttaaggaAGAGAGGAAGCAGCActtaaattgttatttaaaggtaaattgatttttgtagttatttgttactatttttgtaattaattctttttagtactaaatatttgtttgattttgtagTTTAATTCAGTTTGAAGGTacatttgtaaatattttttgtgggaaaaatttaatatttgtttgaatTTGTGGTATTATGTTCTTTATTACtttgatttgtaattttaattatttaacttttatggtattttttaaaaattgtatcttgagaaatttaattatttttacagatTTAGTATTAAAGATGGGTAATCAATTTTTCGCATGCGTTTATTTTGATGGAGTAATTTTCTAACAATAGTtggatat
The nucleotide sequence above comes from Gossypium raimondii isolate GPD5lz chromosome 13, ASM2569854v1, whole genome shotgun sequence. Encoded proteins:
- the LOC105782766 gene encoding uncharacterized protein LOC105782766 isoform X1 — protein: MTPHFVKEGSWFLDHQVLQPLKNSWFIDEIMEVERKHSKGGFFHLFDWNGKSQKKLFPNSAEISEESKRVKPVENILKSPPYMMEGDEYNAASSYRRSADFSSASSVASDEGYGSRAPGVVARLMGLDSLPAPNVLEPSSTTYSGSCSLRVSHYERSSPNLWNESQPMDYTDFSNKLDSLSSNPIEPRFHKVQNRPIERFQTEILPLKSAKPIPITQHKLLSPIKSPGFIPTKNAAYIMEAASKIIEVSPQKTSKHKVPSFGLSSVPLQIWDLKDRIEAAHKVSGHQRPDEPKVSGQQRPDEPIRSTEMSLKGQHKSKSHNKSDYAPTFSISRDSEKGSSNNSRNKGKSVSLAEQARVNNVQRKEGSFSSGNGSSANLKEGNDAKRKQFCRSQADMRKSMENGTSANRTNKVLRRNNQKQNCISNRDYSIPKTSTLDQQGRKTRSINGTVGLNRTINKVIVNSESQSRKTSSSATDPSKEVSMSRRKNLPRKKQPVNEDVLSGETISENTSIKSTQRSIKCNVTTEEHSNQSAEKMKTSMDVVSFTFTSPIARSVPDVPSTSQVVETSCSFDNDPCGNNDLLFSKSSGFSSLGLNIIGGDDLSVLLGKKLQELAYRVESSNCNIIMEETSSRPTSSWQNSVLPSGTLIPTSMRHHKGLQLDLDKDISYSTADFNCSSINHLELDWRRKWQFSEEIEDRNASKSSSKTGTELDHQQSSPLSTLELAVTSECFADDRDGQCLENKYLLCMKQELLDRNQELLGSQPGSESETEFDVALSDFASPKTVGEMDKKLPTRTPNSRDLKESTNWELDYVKMVLKDSELKLMEYALGQTENILTLNGFDQLEHRNITQTQGEEYKKLEQKLVVDCVSEYLEFVVGSCKGWGKLMQNKGRLAEEVYKEIMSLKQMGDIMVDEVVDKDMSRKHGRWVEFETEAFEEGLEIEKTISTCLVDELVFDLLL
- the LOC105782766 gene encoding uncharacterized protein LOC105782766 isoform X3; the protein is MTPHFVKEGSWFLDHQVLQPLKNSWFIDEIMEVERKHSKGGFFHLFDWNGKSQKKLFPNSAEISEESKRVKPVENILKSPPYMMEGDEYNAASSYRRSADFSSASSVASDEGYGSRAPGVVARLMGLDSLPAPNVLEPSSTTYSGSCSLRVSHYERSSPNLWNESQPMDYTDFSNKLDSLSSNPIEPRFHKVQNRPIERFQTEILPLKSAKPIPITQHKLLSPIKSPGFIPTKNAAYIMEAASKIIEVSPQKTSKHKVPSFGLSSVPLQIWDLKDRIEAAHKVSGHQRPDEPKVSGQQRPDEPIRSTEMSLKGQHKSKSHNKSDYAPTFSISRDSEKGSSNNSRNKGKSVSLAEQARVNNVQRKEGSFSSGNGSSANLKEGNDAKRKQFCRSQADMRKSMENGTSANRTNKVLRRNNQKQNCISNRDYSIPKTSTLDQQGRKTRSINGTVGLNRTINKVIVNSESQSRKTSSSATDPSKEVSMSRRKNLPRKKQPVNEDVLSGETISENTSIKSTQRSIKCNVTTEEHSNQSAEKMKTSMDVVSFTFTSPIARSVPDVPSTSQVVETSCSFDNDPCGNNDLLFSKSSGFSSLGLNIIGGDDLSVLLGKKLQELAYRVESSNCNIIMEETSSRPTSSWQNSVLPSGTLIPTSMRHHKGLQLDLDKDISYSTADFNCSSINHLELDWRRKWQFSEEIEDRNASKSSSKTGTELDHQQSSPLSTLELAVTSECFADDRDGMKQELLDRNQELLGSQPGSESETEFDVALSDFASPKTVGEMDKKLPTRTPNSRDLKESTNWELDYVKMVLKDSELKLMEYALGQTENILTLNGFDQLEHRNITQTQGEEYKKLEQKLVVDCVSEYLEFVVGSCKGWGKLMQNKGRLAEEVYKEIMSLKQMGDIMVDEVVDKDMSRKHGRWVEFETEAFEEGLEIEKTISTCLVDELVFDLLL
- the LOC105782766 gene encoding uncharacterized protein LOC105782766 isoform X4; translated protein: MEVERKHSKGGFFHLFDWNGKSQKKLFPNSAEISEESKRVKPVENILKSPPYMMEGDEYNAASSYRRSADFSSASSVASDEGYGSRAPGVVARLMGLDSLPAPNVLEPSSTTYSGSCSLRVSHYERSSPNLWNESQPMDYTDFSNKLDSLSSNPIEPRFHKVQNRPIERFQTEILPLKSAKPIPITQHKLLSPIKSPGFIPTKNAAYIMEAASKIIEVSPQKTSKHKVPSFGLSSVPLQIWDLKDRIEAAHKVSGHQRPDEPKVSGQQRPDEPIRSTEMSLKGQHKSKSHNKSDYAPTFSISRDSEKGSSNNSRNKGKSVSLAEQARVNNVQRKEGSFSSGNGSSANLKEGNDAKRKQFCRSQADMRKSMENGTSANRTNKVLRRNNQKQNCISNRDYSIPKTSTLDQQGRKTRSINGTVGLNRTINKVIVNSESQSRKTSSSATDPSKEVSMSRRKNLPRKKQPVNEDVLSGETISENTSIKSTQRSIKCNVTTEEHSNQSAEKMKTSMDVVSFTFTSPIARSVPDVPSTSQVVETSCSFDNDPCGNNDLLFSKSSGFSSLGLNIIGGDDLSVLLGKKLQELAYRVESSNCNIIMEETSSRPTSSWQNSVLPSGTLIPTSMRHHKGLQLDLDKDISYSTADFNCSSINHLELDWRRKWQFSEEIEDRNASKSSSKTGTELDHQQSSPLSTLELAVTSECFADDRDGQCLENKYLLCMKQELLDRNQELLGSQPGSESETEFDVALSDFASPKTVGEMDKKLPTRTPNSRDLKESTNWELDYVKMVLKDSELKLMEYALGQTENILTLNGFDQLEHRNITQTQGEEYKKLEQKLVVDCVSEYLEFVVGSCKGWGKLMQNKGRLAEEVYKEIMSLKQMGDIMVDEVVDKDMSRKHGRWVEFETEAFEEGLEIEKTISTCLVDELVFDLLL
- the LOC105782766 gene encoding uncharacterized protein LOC105782766 isoform X2; the protein is MTPHFVKEGSWFLDHQVLQPLKNSWFIDEIMEVERKHSKGGFFHLFDWNGKSQKKLFPNSAEISESKRVKPVENILKSPPYMMEGDEYNAASSYRRSADFSSASSVASDEGYGSRAPGVVARLMGLDSLPAPNVLEPSSTTYSGSCSLRVSHYERSSPNLWNESQPMDYTDFSNKLDSLSSNPIEPRFHKVQNRPIERFQTEILPLKSAKPIPITQHKLLSPIKSPGFIPTKNAAYIMEAASKIIEVSPQKTSKHKVPSFGLSSVPLQIWDLKDRIEAAHKVSGHQRPDEPKVSGQQRPDEPIRSTEMSLKGQHKSKSHNKSDYAPTFSISRDSEKGSSNNSRNKGKSVSLAEQARVNNVQRKEGSFSSGNGSSANLKEGNDAKRKQFCRSQADMRKSMENGTSANRTNKVLRRNNQKQNCISNRDYSIPKTSTLDQQGRKTRSINGTVGLNRTINKVIVNSESQSRKTSSSATDPSKEVSMSRRKNLPRKKQPVNEDVLSGETISENTSIKSTQRSIKCNVTTEEHSNQSAEKMKTSMDVVSFTFTSPIARSVPDVPSTSQVVETSCSFDNDPCGNNDLLFSKSSGFSSLGLNIIGGDDLSVLLGKKLQELAYRVESSNCNIIMEETSSRPTSSWQNSVLPSGTLIPTSMRHHKGLQLDLDKDISYSTADFNCSSINHLELDWRRKWQFSEEIEDRNASKSSSKTGTELDHQQSSPLSTLELAVTSECFADDRDGQCLENKYLLCMKQELLDRNQELLGSQPGSESETEFDVALSDFASPKTVGEMDKKLPTRTPNSRDLKESTNWELDYVKMVLKDSELKLMEYALGQTENILTLNGFDQLEHRNITQTQGEEYKKLEQKLVVDCVSEYLEFVVGSCKGWGKLMQNKGRLAEEVYKEIMSLKQMGDIMVDEVVDKDMSRKHGRWVEFETEAFEEGLEIEKTISTCLVDELVFDLLL
- the LOC105782766 gene encoding uncharacterized protein LOC105782766 isoform X5, with protein sequence MEVERKHSKGGFFHLFDWNGKSQKKLFPNSAEISESKRVKPVENILKSPPYMMEGDEYNAASSYRRSADFSSASSVASDEGYGSRAPGVVARLMGLDSLPAPNVLEPSSTTYSGSCSLRVSHYERSSPNLWNESQPMDYTDFSNKLDSLSSNPIEPRFHKVQNRPIERFQTEILPLKSAKPIPITQHKLLSPIKSPGFIPTKNAAYIMEAASKIIEVSPQKTSKHKVPSFGLSSVPLQIWDLKDRIEAAHKVSGHQRPDEPKVSGQQRPDEPIRSTEMSLKGQHKSKSHNKSDYAPTFSISRDSEKGSSNNSRNKGKSVSLAEQARVNNVQRKEGSFSSGNGSSANLKEGNDAKRKQFCRSQADMRKSMENGTSANRTNKVLRRNNQKQNCISNRDYSIPKTSTLDQQGRKTRSINGTVGLNRTINKVIVNSESQSRKTSSSATDPSKEVSMSRRKNLPRKKQPVNEDVLSGETISENTSIKSTQRSIKCNVTTEEHSNQSAEKMKTSMDVVSFTFTSPIARSVPDVPSTSQVVETSCSFDNDPCGNNDLLFSKSSGFSSLGLNIIGGDDLSVLLGKKLQELAYRVESSNCNIIMEETSSRPTSSWQNSVLPSGTLIPTSMRHHKGLQLDLDKDISYSTADFNCSSINHLELDWRRKWQFSEEIEDRNASKSSSKTGTELDHQQSSPLSTLELAVTSECFADDRDGQCLENKYLLCMKQELLDRNQELLGSQPGSESETEFDVALSDFASPKTVGEMDKKLPTRTPNSRDLKESTNWELDYVKMVLKDSELKLMEYALGQTENILTLNGFDQLEHRNITQTQGEEYKKLEQKLVVDCVSEYLEFVVGSCKGWGKLMQNKGRLAEEVYKEIMSLKQMGDIMVDEVVDKDMSRKHGRWVEFETEAFEEGLEIEKTISTCLVDELVFDLLL